Below is a window of Humulus lupulus chromosome 2, drHumLupu1.1, whole genome shotgun sequence DNA.
GTTATAACTTGGAAGAAAACTTAAATTGATTTATTAGTAGTTCAGTTCTATTTTGAATCGGTGTTAACATATTATAAGGCTTTGGGTTAAGATATTGGGCTACTTATGTTTGCATCAAGATACAATATTAGTAATGAGTGAAAATAAGATCTTTTATAATGTTATTTTATAACCTATTGCAAGGTGACCTTTACTTGGACAAACAGGATATCAAGAATTTTTGATAGAGAATCTCAGTAATGTGTCAGATAAGTCTCTAATattattttgcaaaaatttattaaaaaataattattgtgcaagtaactataaaaaaaaattattttgccaAACAtcctttgattatttttttaccTCATTCCTAAAATGAAATagttcaaaattttaattgtgaaaataaattttattactTGAGAAAATTAAATAACGTTTGTTTGCCCACTTAAACTAGTTTTTTAACTTTGGGGGCCAACTATTATTTATATTCCATCTCTAACTAGtataaattgatatatatatatatatattattagaaaTTTTCTACAAAATGATTAAAagataatttaataattttatatataaataaatagagggttttttttgttttattgttCAATATACATAAAAGTAAGAAAGCACATCCCACCCAATAGTGTTGCAAATCCAAGTTGTCTTTTACTGCACAAGAATGAGAACAACATCAATCAACGATCTAATAATCTAAACGACATTGCTTTATTTGTCGTACAACAAAACAGAGTACTTACACTTGCTTTAATTGAAACCACAGGAGTTTTGCTGATACCATAGTTACTTCTTTCCTTAACCAAAGCAAAAGCACATTTGCATGTAAAAGATAAAACTACAACTCCAAGAGTAAGTACCACTATGGACTCAATCACCAATGCCGATCCCAAGGCTGCATTAACCCAAAGTCAAAAATTTGTGTGAGTTACTTTGAATGTATTGCTATACCACCATCATTTGATGCAACAATATGTTAAATTCGATATTAAATTGTATTAATTATCATATGTCGCGTTGAGTGATATTAACACCTATGTGACCCATAGCTAGCACTCTTCCACTCCTTAATAATAACTTTTTTTTGCCAAATTTATATTTGAAATCTCTACtcaccatgagatacaaatgaacTCATTGGCCTTCTTCTGATAAGATTAACATTAACCTCTGTATATAAAGGCACTGAAACATTGTCAGTACAATCTGGGTAACACCCATAATTTCCCATGTCATTTACTGTCACTGTTAAAACAGCACCATGGTATCCACCCTAtaccaaaaccaaaaaaaaaaaaaaaacagtattAATACTAGAATAGCTTATATATCAGACTTAGTCTagtgaaaaagaagaagatgatagaTTACATTGTAGTAAAGCTGCTTCATAACACTATTGCAGTCATCAACTGTTCCCCGGAATCTAATTCCATTAGCCTTGACCTTAAAGTGTTGTGAGATGCTAACATATGTTTGAAGAGGCTGCCACATATGACTGTTCATGGTCTTAAGTTCAGTTGTGTTGATCAGCTCAGCTGGTAGACTAGTTACTAGAAATCCATTATCAACTTCCACAGAAaaatagaccatgaattgggatttGTAACCTGAAGAAACCACCAAGAGCTAGTTATATTATTTCAAATGATGTTTTCCATGTTTAACTTCAAACATTCATCTTAACATTTTATACCAGAGAAGCCTTGAATATCAGGGTCTCCAATGAAAAACTCAAACTTGTCTCTTTTTAAGTCATATATCAGTGACTCATCTTCATTACTTTTCAAGATGATGAATTCAGGGATGTGAATAAATGGGGGGTCATTGATAGGATCCAAAAACACTGGAACATCCAAGATATTCACTCCATGTGTGTTTCTAGTCGAGATTCGAACTGTATCATTGCCATAGAAGTTCTCATTTCTGAttcaagaaagaaagaaaacataGCTGAAAACAACTTAACATAAACTCTTTTGGGCCATAAACTTAAGAACATGTTTATTGTAACATTTTATACTAGGAAATGAAAATTTGTAGAAAGTACCCATAATACTGAATTGACTTGAGAGCAAAGTTCACTACTTCCACAGTGCCTTCCAAGACCAAACCCTTAGCTTCTCCATCCCCTTTGTATAAAGAAAGTTTGTTCTTTGTTGGCCAGAACTGCATTAGCATTGGAGAGAGGGAAATAGTCCCAGATTTTGCACTAAGATTAACAGATATGTTCTCATTCATATCTGAATATCTTAGCTCAAATCCAGAGAAACCACTACAAATAACCAAGAACTATACTATTATATACCATAAACAATAGGGAAAACAAATGATATAATCGCTAGAGATGAAAAGTGCCTTACCCAAATTTGGGATTTATCTCATCTTCGGTTGCTTGTAATTGACTTGGGAAGGAAATAAACTGAGGTGGGATTGTGAGAACAGATATGTTTACTGAAGCAGTTGCAAGATTACCATTTACATCTGATATTGTGTACACAAAGGAATCATTTCCATAGTAGTCTTTCTGAGGTGTGTATCGGAGCAGCCTTCCATATTGGAGAAGTGAACCATGGCTTGGCTGACAATACATGAATTAGTGAAAGAAACATAGCTAGTAGTGCAATTTTATCAACCATCACTTCACAGAAGACAAAAGTTGAAAACACTCAATTACTAACTTGTCAGGGTAGTGTTTAAGTTCATGGGAAATATCATGAAATTTTCATCTTGTTTATTGGTAAAGGCTCAACCACAGCATATGAGAGAAAAACATAATGGAAAACTTACTTCTGAAAATTCTTGGATAGTTGCACTGTCACCAGCAAAGTAATCATTTCCTAAAGCATCAAAAGCGGTAGATTCATCCTCCCAAACAAATATTGTATCATCGTAGGCTCGAGGAAAATATTCACCTACAAGATGATCAATGGCAGAAATAGATAGGATACACAAAAATATAGGACAGACTTTGAATACACATTTAGATTTGTGGCCCTTACTCAAAAAGTGGAGAAAAAAATCAACTCCAGAAGTTAAGAATGGCATGCTAACTTACTACTATAGACATTGACCTCAAAAGGACAAGGGTCAAAACTTTTGCCATCAAATGAAGCACATATTTGATAATTTCCAATGTCCTTAGCTGTATAGTGACCTGTATATGACCCgttattgttgtccaaaaatttCCAACTTAAGAAACCCGAGGCATTCTTCATTGAAGCAGCAACCTCTAGTTTCAGCCTTGATTGTTGTGACATAACAGGGTTATGGAAAGAATCCATAAGCTCCACAACTACTTCATTCTTTATCAACTTTGGTACCTTGGGAGAAAATTTTACAACCCTTGAAAGCGATATATTAACCTCACCTGCCATTGAAACACTTTACTAAGCTAGTGAAGAAAACATTGGAGTTGGAGATTTTAGCTTGGACATTGTCCACTTCGAACCAAAAACTCTAACAAAGAATACTACAACAGTATAGTACCTGCACTTACTTCCTTGGTAAATGAATGGCCACCATTAAGCATAATATTTCCACAATATACTCGAATTCCATAAACACCACTCTTGTCAGGCGTGTAAGTCACATCGAAAGAAGTCGCTAGAACACTTGAATTCCTAGCAGGCTAGACAAGAAACCAAACATTACTTGTACTTTATGTCTGAGAGGTTGAATGCCAATACACAACAAAACAACTGCATATATGAATGTACTTCTTACTGGATAACTAAGGTTCACAGATGGTGAAGGAGCAACTTCTGCTGTGTTTGAAACATATCTCGGCTCCCTTCCTAGTGCACTAACTATACAAATATGGAAACTTTTGTAAAGTAAAAAACAATGACTTTCTTATCAAATAAGAAACAAgggaatttcaaaattttaaatgtACCATTTATAATCTGTATTGGAGATATGGTTGGTAGTATGCTATAGGAGTCAATTTCCCTTGTAATTTCCACTTGAAGCCTCTCTACTTCTACAGGAGAAGGATCTAAAAAGCTATCTTCCAAATAAACTGAGAACTCTGCCATTTCTCCTGCGATGGAATTGTTCAAACCAGTTCCATTGACAACACTGTTTGATCCATTGCAATAACCTATTAAAGTATTTATATTCAAGCATAAGCACATTAATTAACAGGGTAAGAAAATTAACCAATAAATTATAAGGTACACACACACCTACAAAGACATTATAAGCATATGGCATGTCAGAGATACTCTTGTTGTGCTTCATGTCTGATATTTTGAGCAAAAAATTCCCTAGCTCAAGATTGCTGAAGGAAAACAGTTGAATTCCAGGCTCCACTTCCGCAAAGTACAAATCTGGTATAGGTATAGACAAGTTTGCTTCTTTTTCGATAACTTCAGCATCGAACTCATAGAGTCCTGGAACTAGATTTCCATACTGATCTTGCTGATGTATGAAGAGTTCCATCTTTGAAAATAGTTGCCACGCATTTGGTTCATAGTTCCACCTCATCACACAATTGGAAACTTCAAGAGGTCCTGGTATGAGCCACTCAAAAAACTTCATTACAAGAAGGCAAATAACTGTCATTGCTGTATGAGTAAACAGAAATGAAAGAATGGTTGAAAATCTAATGAATCTCCAAAGCAGTAACTTGATCAATATATAACACAgtaatacacacacacatatatatatatctatatatataattataactcACCTGGTTTCACTCTGAATGGAAGGGGAGTTCCACTCAAGGTCTGATTGCCACCCTGAACAAGCAAAAAGAACTCTCCAGCTTTCACCACAGTAAACTCAAGAATTATACAACCAAATCCATTCCATCCAATGCCATTGATATTAGGATAATCAGCAAGGGAACCATTGCCATATAATGCAGACACAGTGAAGTTATATGCATTGGGATCTTCACTATTTGAAGAGACATTGTTCCCAAATGCATCTTTTGGAAGTATTAAAAGTCTAGCTCTTGACCCTGCTTCAAACTCGTTGATGTTACCCACCCATGAAGCAAAACAGACAGAAGGGTACATTCTCCCTTCAACAAAACATATCAAAGTCAAAAACAACACACTAAAAAAACACATTCAAAACTCAGTTAAATTATTGTTCCCAAATTGAAACCTGGTTCAACTTGGAAATGCAATGAAGAATCAAAAACTTGGTAGCGATCCTCGTTGATCATCACATTGAATAAACCAGCAGTTAAGGTGGTAAAAAAAATCTTCCAATCATCGGAATTGTTGCCTTTGAAATCTGTAAAAACCCCAGATACGTAAGAACTATTCCCAGTCTTTCCATTGACAGTGAGAATGGGGTGAAATGCGTTCTTGTCAAGTTTGTCAAGATTGCTTAACACTTTAATCTTTACAATCGCAATGTCACCGGCTTTAAATGTGTCCTTGTCATCTAACCAACTGAATGCAAACTCAGGCTTTGgatttccttttttttcttctgcAAACACACCAAAAAAGAAATTGTAATAATAACATGACAACTATCTTCTAAGAATTTAAGAATAAAAAAGGTAAAAAGTTTAATGAAATACGAAGTTCATCTGAAAGTTTGAACGCCAAAGACAAACTCATGATTGTGATGAGTATGTATACTCCCATTTGGACTGCCATGAAAGTAAATTAAGAGATAAAGAAATTTTGGTCATAATTATCTCCTACAACAAAGAGGTTTGCAAAATAaacttttgttaattattttgagCGGTTTGTGACGGTTGGAAATGGTTTGATTCccagttatattttatttttattttttttgacaaaatattttaattttttttactagtataatttaataattttatataaattattttgattttttttccgtaagaatattaattatttttatttaaaataaagaattagtgtaactttattttacttttgtgttgtaaaaaaaagaaaagaattgAAGAAAAAAAGAATGTGAAAGACAACCTCTTTCTCAAATCAATTAGTGAAAAGCAGACTTAAACAAATATATACTGTTGTGCAAAACAGAGTACCACCACACCAGCTTCTGATCACTATAGTTGATTAGCAAGAACCACCAAGAACAACACTACTCAAAGAACACAGAACACAGAACACAGAATTTACGTGGTTTCCTAATGAGACAATAAAGTTCTCATTAGACTAGTCCACGGCAGAAATCTCTATCAAGCTTTATTGAAGAATAGAATGAATGTTTACAAAAGTGAGTTAGCCTTACAAGAAAATAAGAGGGTGCTATATATAGCCAACCCGAAACAAACTAAAAGCTAATAACAGAAAAAATAACTGAAACTAACTTACAGACTAACTTAAAAGGACTTGAGTACATTAATTGGTCATTACAACAATTCTCCACCTTGACCAAATAAAGTACATTACAGATCAGTAAACAAATATAACAGACATATTACAATTTAAAAAACTATAACAGAGATTCCTAAGATCACAATGCTCATGAGTGAGTGATCTGAAGCAAGCTTAGACAATGTCTAAACTTGGCTGTTGGCAGTGATTTTGTGAGCATATCTGAGGGATTATTTTCTGTAGCAATCTTGTGTAACTGAACCTTTCCTTCTGCAATAATATCTCGGATGAAGTGTAACCTTACATCAATATGTTTGGTTCTCTCATGAAACACTTGATTTTTACATAGGTGTAATGCACTTTGATTGTCACAGTAGACACTTACATATCGCTGTTCAATGCCAAATTCTCGAGTGATCCCCTTAAGCCATAGGGCTTCTTTAACAGCCTCTGTACAAGCAATATACTCTGCCTCTGTTGTTGAGAGAGCTACCATAGATTGAAGATTAGCTTTCCAACTAATAGTGCAGCCATTAAGTTGAAAAACAAAACCAGTTTGGGACCTTCTAGTGTCTAAGTCTCCTGCATAATCAGAGTCAACAAACCCCAATACACCTGTTTTGCTGCAATCAGTACCATATATTAATCCTATGTCTGAAGTTCCCTTTAGATACCTCATGAGCCACATAACTGCTTTCCAATGTTCAATACCTGGTTTCCCCATAAACCTACTAACCACACTAACGCCATAGCATAAATCGGGTCTTGTACAGACCATAATGTACATTATGCTACCTACCACATTAGTATAGGGAATAGATTCCATGAATTTTTCTTCCTTATCAGTAGAGGGTGAATGAGAATTTGATAGTTTAAACTGTTGAGCTATAGGAGTACTAACAGAGCTAACTTTATCAAAACCATACTTAGATAAAGTTTTAAGAATGTACCCCTTTTGAGACAGCTTCAGCCTCCTTAGTTTTCTGTCTCGAATGATCTCTATTCCAAGTATTTTCTTGGCAGACCCGAAATCCTTCATGTCAAATTCTCTACTCAGCAGCTTCTTAACTTTGTCAATCTCAGTCATATGTTTGCTAGCAattagcatgtcatccacatataacaAGAGAAAGACAGTAGACTTTGTATTTCTAACATACACACAACTGTCATAAGCACTTCTTTTAAAACCAATTTTAGTAATAAAATCATCAAACCGCTTATACCATTGCCTTGGTGATTGTTTTAAGCCATACAAAGATTTCATTAATAAGCAAACCTGATTTTCCTTACCCTTTACCTCAAAACCTTCTGGCTGTTTCATTAGGATTTCTTCTTCAAGA
It encodes the following:
- the LOC133815518 gene encoding protein GAMETE EXPRESSED 2, with amino-acid sequence MSLSLAFKLSDELQEKKGNPKPEFAFSWLDDKDTFKAGDIAIVKIKVLSNLDKLDKNAFHPILTVNGKTGNSSYVSGVFTDFKGNNSDDWKIFFTTLTAGLFNVMINEDRYQVFDSSLHFQVEPGRMYPSVCFASWVGNINEFEAGSRARLLILPKDAFGNNVSSNSEDPNAYNFTVSALYGNGSLADYPNINGIGWNGFGCIILEFTVVKAGEFFLLVQGGNQTLSGTPLPFRVKPGPLEVSNCVMRWNYEPNAWQLFSKMELFIHQQDQYGNLVPGLYEFDAEVIEKEANLSIPIPDLYFAEVEPGIQLFSFSNLELGNFLLKISDMKHNKSISDMPYAYNVFVGYCNGSNSVVNGTGLNNSIAGEMAEFSVYLEDSFLDPSPVEVERLQVEITREIDSYSILPTISPIQIINGTFKILKFPCFLFDKKPARNSSVLATSFDVTYTPDKSGVYGIRVYCGNIMLNGGHSFTKEVSAGEVNISLSRVVKFSPKVPKLIKNEVVVELMDSFHNPVMSQQSRLKLEVAASMKNASGFLSWKFLDNNNGSYTGHYTAKDIGNYQICASFDGKSFDPCPFEVNVYSSEYFPRAYDDTIFVWEDESTAFDALGNDYFAGDSATIQEFSEPSHGSLLQYGRLLRYTPQKDYYGNDSFVYTISDVNGNLATASVNISVLTIPPQFISFPSQLQATEDEINPKFGGFSGFELRYSDMNENISVNLSAKSGTISLSPMLMQFWPTKNKLSLYKGDGEAKGLVLEGTVEVVNFALKSIQYYGNENFYGNDTVRISTRNTHGVNILDVPVFLDPINDPPFIHIPEFIILKSNEDESLIYDLKRDKFEFFIGDPDIQGFSGYKSQFMVYFSVEVDNGFLVTSLPAELINTTELKTMNSHMWQPLQTYVSISQHFKVKANGIRFRGTVDDCNSVMKQLYYNGGYHGAVLTVTVNDMGNYGCYPDCTDNVSVPLYTEVNVNLIRRRPMSSFVSHALGSALVIESIVVLTLGVVVLSFTCKCAFALVKERSNYGISKTPVVSIKASE